Proteins co-encoded in one Halorussus vallis genomic window:
- a CDS encoding DUF7344 domain-containing protein, which yields MRSDVRKSTASGTDAADLSPTTVFQLLTDERRRYALHYLSQKVGAVPLGELAEQIALWEGDPTRDRYDRVLTGLSHVHLPRLTDAGVVRYDPVRETVELLEAAETVRPFLKLTVQDDLQ from the coding sequence ATGAGATCCGACGTTAGAAAATCTACCGCATCTGGAACAGACGCTGCCGACCTCTCGCCGACCACCGTCTTCCAACTGTTAACAGACGAACGCCGCCGCTACGCCCTTCACTATCTCTCTCAGAAGGTCGGCGCGGTCCCCCTCGGCGAACTCGCCGAGCAGATTGCACTCTGGGAAGGCGACCCGACCCGCGACCGCTACGACCGGGTACTTACCGGTCTCAGCCACGTCCACCTGCCCCGACTGACCGACGCGGGCGTCGTCCGCTACGACCCCGTCCGCGAAACCGTCGAACTGCTGGAGGCGGCAGAGACGGTCCGGCCCTTCTTGAAACTCACCGTTCAGGACGACCTCCAGTAA
- a CDS encoding endonuclease III domain-containing protein: MDDPEPAENISGGDPDASAFASFEAGDAATRAEAVVDRLGRLYWQKTYGGQDAFECLVRTILSQNTSDVASQPAHDALIARYGSASDGADASANRTARSANDGLANADLAAALADADREELADTIRSAGLYNRKAEVLVTVAERIVEEYGGDEAFDAFVRERDPAEVRSALLDLDGVGPKTADCVLLFAGGRTGVFPVDTHVHRIYRRLGVAPPEADHEAVRAVLERDVPAEKCGFGHTASIQFGREYCKARKPVCLDGLDECPLSDRCDRVGVDPETGEVVDPAGTVSDD, encoded by the coding sequence ATGGACGACCCCGAACCCGCCGAGAACATCAGCGGGGGCGACCCCGACGCCAGCGCGTTCGCCTCCTTCGAGGCGGGCGACGCGGCGACCCGGGCCGAGGCGGTCGTCGACCGCCTCGGCCGCCTGTACTGGCAGAAGACCTACGGCGGCCAGGACGCCTTCGAGTGTCTCGTCCGGACCATCTTGAGCCAGAACACCAGCGACGTCGCGAGCCAACCCGCACACGACGCGTTGATAGCGCGCTACGGGTCGGCGTCCGACGGCGCCGACGCGAGTGCGAACCGGACCGCGAGGTCGGCGAACGACGGCCTCGCGAACGCCGACCTCGCGGCCGCGCTCGCGGACGCCGACCGCGAGGAACTCGCCGACACCATCCGCTCGGCCGGCCTCTACAACCGGAAGGCGGAGGTGCTCGTGACGGTCGCCGAGCGCATCGTCGAGGAGTACGGCGGCGACGAGGCGTTCGACGCGTTCGTCAGGGAGCGCGACCCCGCCGAGGTCCGGTCGGCGCTGCTGGACCTGGACGGCGTCGGCCCCAAGACCGCCGACTGCGTGCTCCTCTTCGCCGGCGGCCGGACCGGCGTCTTCCCGGTCGACACCCACGTCCACCGCATCTATCGCCGACTCGGCGTCGCGCCTCCCGAGGCCGACCACGAGGCGGTCCGGGCGGTCCTGGAGCGCGACGTGCCGGCCGAGAAGTGCGGGTTCGGTCACACGGCGTCCATCCAGTTCGGTCGCGAGTACTGCAAGGCGCGGAAGCCGGTCTGCCTCGACGGACTCGACGAGTGTCCGCTGTCGGACCGCTGCGACAGGGTGGGCGTGGACCCGGAGACGGGTGAGGTCGTCGACCCGGCGGGAACCGTCTCCGACGACTGA